A single region of the Pseudorhodoplanes sp. genome encodes:
- a CDS encoding glutathione S-transferase — protein MLKIWGRNTSSNVQKAMWAVGEIGLEHQRFDIGGAFGKNREPAYLAMNPNGLVPTLQDGDFILWESNAIVRYLAREYSAGKLEPADAKVRARANQWMDWQLSVVGPAITPAFWGLIRTPQEKRDLAAIAASQSKTAEAMKILDAQLAKTAFVAGDQFSMGDIPLGVMAYRFRQLCPERPEMPCLERWYADLQKRKAFRDHVESIPLS, from the coding sequence ATGCTGAAAATCTGGGGGCGCAATACCTCATCCAATGTGCAGAAGGCGATGTGGGCCGTCGGCGAAATCGGACTTGAACATCAGCGGTTCGATATCGGCGGCGCCTTCGGCAAGAACCGCGAGCCCGCCTATCTCGCGATGAATCCGAACGGACTCGTGCCGACGCTGCAGGATGGCGACTTCATCCTCTGGGAATCCAACGCCATCGTGCGCTATCTCGCGCGCGAATACAGCGCAGGCAAGCTCGAGCCGGCTGATGCGAAAGTACGGGCGCGCGCAAACCAGTGGATGGACTGGCAATTGTCAGTGGTCGGACCGGCGATCACACCCGCCTTCTGGGGACTGATCCGCACGCCGCAAGAGAAGCGCGATCTCGCCGCCATCGCCGCGTCGCAATCCAAGACTGCCGAAGCGATGAAAATCCTCGATGCTCAGCTTGCCAAGACGGCGTTCGTCGCGGGCGACCAGTTCTCCATGGGCGACATTCCGCTCGGGGTGATGGCGTATCGTTTCCGCCAGCTTTGCCCGGAGCGTCCGGAGATGCCGTGTCTCGAGCGCTGGTATGCCGACTTACAGAAGCGCAAGGCGTTCAGGGATCACGTCGAGTCAATTCCGCTGAGCTGA
- a CDS encoding LON peptidase substrate-binding domain-containing protein, whose translation MPMNEIYKGPEDLAGVIPIFPLPGALLLPRGQMPLNIFEPRYIAMVDAALMSGNRLIGMVQPDPAHPGSEDHPNLYKVGCVGRITQIAETGDGRYLMQLTGISRFRIEEELPVTTLFRQCRVTYAPFIDDFIARKGEEHVDRKAVLQALSDFLKANNLKTDWEGIENAPNEALVNALAMMSPYGTAEKQAMLEAPDLKTRAEILVAVTEIELAKNSTPGETPLQ comes from the coding sequence ATGCCGATGAACGAGATCTACAAGGGGCCTGAAGATCTCGCGGGCGTCATCCCAATTTTTCCCCTGCCGGGCGCGTTGCTGTTACCGCGCGGTCAAATGCCGCTGAACATTTTCGAACCCCGCTATATTGCGATGGTCGATGCCGCGCTGATGTCCGGCAACCGCCTGATCGGAATGGTGCAGCCCGATCCCGCGCATCCTGGCTCCGAGGACCATCCCAATCTCTACAAGGTCGGCTGCGTCGGCCGCATCACCCAGATCGCTGAAACCGGCGATGGCCGCTATCTGATGCAACTCACCGGTATCAGCCGTTTTCGTATCGAGGAGGAATTGCCGGTCACGACGTTGTTCCGGCAATGCCGTGTGACCTACGCGCCTTTCATCGACGACTTCATCGCCCGCAAAGGCGAGGAGCATGTCGATCGCAAGGCAGTGCTGCAGGCGCTGTCGGATTTTCTGAAAGCCAACAATCTGAAGACCGACTGGGAAGGCATCGAGAACGCGCCGAATGAAGCGCTGGTGAATGCGCTGGCGATGATGTCGCCCTACGGCACCGCGGAAAAGCAGGCGATGCTGGAGGCGCCCGATCTGAAGACGCGCGCCGAAATCCTGGTCGCGGTCACCGAGATCGAGCTCGCCAAGAACAGCACTCCCGGCGAAACGCCGTTGCAATGA
- a CDS encoding LemA family protein, with translation MPFFAILLGLLVSGCGINNIPTFEEQAKAKWSDVQNQYQRRADLIPNLVETVKGYAAQERQVLEAVINARARATQIKVDAGTVTDPETFKKFQDAQSQLSGALGRLIATVENYPDLKSNQNFLALQSQLEGTENRIAVARRDYIEAVRAYNTEMRTWPGIIWASTVYRNHKPMETFTAADGAQTPPSVKF, from the coding sequence ATGCCTTTTTTCGCGATTTTGCTGGGCCTTCTGGTGTCCGGCTGCGGCATCAACAATATCCCGACCTTTGAGGAACAGGCGAAGGCCAAATGGTCCGACGTGCAGAACCAGTATCAGCGCCGCGCCGATCTGATCCCAAATCTGGTCGAGACCGTCAAAGGCTATGCCGCGCAGGAGCGGCAGGTGCTGGAGGCGGTGATCAACGCGCGCGCCCGCGCGACCCAGATCAAGGTTGATGCCGGCACGGTGACCGATCCCGAAACCTTCAAGAAATTCCAGGATGCGCAGTCTCAATTGTCGGGTGCACTTGGCCGCCTGATCGCGACGGTGGAGAATTATCCGGATCTGAAATCGAACCAGAACTTCCTGGCGCTGCAATCACAACTCGAAGGCACGGAAAATCGCATCGCGGTGGCGCGGCGCGACTATATCGAGGCGGTGCGCGCCTATAACACCGAAATGCGGACCTGGCCCGGCATCATCTGGGCGTCGACCGTTTATCGGAATCACAAGCCGATGGAAACGTTCACTGCCGCTGACGGTGCGCAGACGCCACCCAGCGTGAAATTCTGA
- a CDS encoding peroxidase-related enzyme (This protein belongs to a clade of uncharacterized proteins related to peroxidases such as the alkylhydroperoxidase AhpD.) yields MPKDKKKPNKNKKKDKIAALRAGAAKKTAPVGDLDHGTDDDVVFLALSLPDAKRSPSMEAYFQKCEEKLGFVPNVLKAYAFDMAKLEAFVSMYNDLMLGPSGLSKLEREMIAVAVSSHNRCYYCLVAHGAAVRQLSNEPQLGELMVMNYRSARLSKRQRYMLDFAVKLTSQPWLVEEPDRENLRRVGFSDRDIWDIAAVAGFFNMTNRVASATDMRPNTVYHAQAR; encoded by the coding sequence ATGCCTAAGGACAAGAAAAAGCCCAACAAGAACAAGAAGAAAGACAAAATAGCGGCGCTGCGCGCCGGTGCCGCCAAGAAGACCGCCCCGGTCGGAGACCTGGACCACGGAACGGATGACGATGTCGTTTTTCTCGCGCTGTCGTTGCCCGACGCGAAACGCAGTCCCTCGATGGAGGCCTATTTCCAGAAATGCGAGGAAAAGCTTGGTTTCGTGCCCAATGTGCTGAAGGCCTATGCCTTCGACATGGCGAAGCTGGAAGCTTTTGTCTCCATGTACAACGACCTCATGCTCGGCCCCTCGGGCCTGAGCAAGCTTGAGCGCGAGATGATCGCCGTCGCCGTCTCCTCTCACAATCGCTGCTATTACTGCCTGGTGGCGCACGGCGCCGCGGTCCGGCAATTGTCGAACGAACCCCAGCTTGGCGAATTGATGGTGATGAACTACCGCAGCGCGCGCTTGTCGAAGCGCCAGCGCTACATGCTGGATTTCGCCGTGAAGCTGACATCCCAGCCGTGGCTGGTCGAGGAGCCCGATCGCGAGAATCTGCGCCGCGTGGGATTCTCCGACCGCGACATCTGGGACATTGCGGCGGTCGCCGGCTTCTTCAATATGACAAACCGCGTCGCCTCGGCGACCGATATGCGCCCCAACACCGTTTATCACGCGCAAGCGCGCTGA
- a CDS encoding ubiquinone biosynthesis hydroxylase: MDRADIVIGGGGLAGLALAIALRDALGDTFSVVVVDPALERSAGDARASAIAAAARRLFETIGVWDEVAAQAQPILDMIVTDSRLDDAMRPRFLTFDGEIAPGEPFAHMIENNALIASLLKKARAIGIDLRAESVTVFDTQDGVIAVRVSDGSKVAARLLVAADGARSALREQAGIASFGWDYEQSGIVTTVAHERAHHGRAEEHFLPAGPFAILPLKGNRSSIVWTEAREEAERLVVLPDAEFHAELEKRFGLHLGEIEIAGPRRAYPLGLMVARSFVADRIALVGDAAHVIHPIAGQGLNMGLRDVAALAEAIVDAARLGLDIGGASVLDRYQRWRRFDTMTMGVATDGLNRLFSNHSDVLRLLRDAGLGIVDRIPSLKSFFIREAAGITGEAPKLLKGEAL, from the coding sequence ATGGACCGGGCCGATATTGTGATCGGCGGCGGCGGATTGGCCGGCCTCGCCCTCGCCATCGCCCTGCGGGATGCACTCGGCGACACGTTTTCGGTCGTGGTCGTCGATCCGGCGCTTGAGCGGTCCGCGGGCGATGCGCGCGCTTCGGCCATTGCAGCGGCTGCACGGCGACTGTTCGAAACCATCGGCGTGTGGGATGAAGTCGCTGCGCAGGCGCAGCCGATCCTTGACATGATCGTCACCGATTCTCGGCTGGACGATGCCATGCGCCCGAGATTCCTCACCTTCGACGGCGAGATAGCGCCGGGCGAACCTTTCGCGCACATGATCGAGAACAATGCGTTGATCGCGTCGCTACTCAAGAAGGCGCGCGCGATCGGCATTGACCTGCGTGCAGAATCGGTGACCGTGTTTGATACGCAAGACGGCGTGATTGCTGTGCGGGTGTCGGACGGCAGCAAAGTCGCGGCGCGGCTGCTGGTGGCTGCCGACGGCGCGCGGTCGGCGCTCCGCGAGCAGGCGGGCATTGCGAGCTTTGGCTGGGATTACGAGCAGTCCGGCATCGTCACGACAGTGGCGCATGAGCGCGCGCATCATGGGCGTGCCGAAGAGCATTTCCTGCCGGCCGGACCTTTTGCGATTCTGCCGCTGAAAGGCAATCGATCATCGATCGTCTGGACTGAAGCGCGAGAAGAAGCCGAACGCCTTGTCGTATTGCCGGATGCGGAGTTCCACGCCGAGCTTGAGAAACGCTTCGGCCTGCATCTCGGCGAGATCGAGATTGCCGGGCCGCGCCGCGCCTATCCGCTCGGATTGATGGTCGCTCGCAGCTTTGTCGCGGACCGCATCGCGCTGGTTGGCGACGCCGCCCACGTCATTCATCCAATCGCCGGTCAGGGGCTGAATATGGGTCTGCGCGATGTCGCGGCGCTCGCCGAAGCGATTGTCGATGCGGCGCGGCTCGGCCTCGATATCGGCGGCGCGAGCGTGCTTGATCGCTACCAGCGCTGGCGGCGCTTCGACACCATGACCATGGGCGTCGCGACGGACGGTCTCAATCGGCTGTTTTCCAACCACTCCGACGTGCTGCGGCTGCTGCGCGACGCGGGCTTGGGAATAGTCGACCGCATTCCGTCGCTGAAAAGCTTCTTCATCCGCGAGGCTGCCGGCATTACGGGTGAAGCGCCAAAGCTGCTGAAGGGTGAGGCGCTTTAG
- the ggt gene encoding gamma-glutamyltransferase, which produces MVSARSPDIQPVQAVTARHGMVVAQEAIAARVGADILKAGGNAVDAAVATGFALAVTYPRAGNLGGGGFMVIHLAKGHRNIAIDYRETAPAAITHDSFLDDKGEADPEKSRNTGLAVGIPGTVAGLALAHRKYGSGKFTLAQLIGPSITLARDGFVIDGDLADTLPSARRLFARSPSSAKIFMKRDGQTLGAGDRLVQSDLASTLQAIARKGPRAFYEGPIADKISAAVREAGGVMTAADLKAYRAIERKPVIGRYRGFRIVSMPPPSSGGVHLIEILNILEAYDLKKLGAASPDTAHRLIEAMKRAYADRAVYLGDPDFVKVPVQALMSKKYAAHLRKSISERATPSPEIRNGHPLKAEGDNTTHYSVVDRFGNAVANTYTLNLSYGNGLVAEGTGILLNNEMDDFAAKPLAPNAFGLVGGEANAPAPGKRPLSSMTPTIVLKNGKPFLVTGSPGGSRIITTTLQVILNVIDHGMSLSDALAAPRLHHQWLPDQVFVEPGWPQGMLDDLKTRGHVIEQRPPATSANSILVMPKGFVGAADSRTRGALAAGY; this is translated from the coding sequence ATCGTCAGCGCGCGCTCACCAGACATTCAGCCTGTCCAGGCCGTCACCGCACGCCACGGCATGGTGGTGGCGCAGGAGGCCATCGCCGCGCGCGTCGGCGCCGACATTCTCAAGGCGGGCGGCAATGCGGTGGATGCCGCGGTCGCGACCGGCTTCGCGCTGGCCGTCACCTATCCGCGCGCGGGCAATCTCGGCGGCGGCGGTTTCATGGTGATCCATCTCGCCAAAGGGCACCGCAACATCGCCATCGATTACCGGGAAACTGCGCCGGCCGCGATCACCCACGACAGCTTCCTTGATGACAAAGGCGAGGCCGATCCCGAAAAATCACGCAATACGGGGCTCGCCGTTGGCATTCCAGGCACAGTGGCGGGATTGGCACTGGCGCACAGGAAATACGGCAGCGGCAAGTTTACACTGGCGCAGTTGATCGGACCATCCATCACGCTGGCCCGCGACGGCTTCGTGATCGATGGCGACCTTGCCGATACCTTGCCTTCGGCGCGGCGATTGTTTGCCCGCTCGCCCTCATCGGCGAAGATATTCATGAAACGCGACGGCCAGACCCTCGGTGCCGGCGACCGTCTGGTGCAAAGCGATCTCGCCAGCACGCTGCAGGCCATCGCCCGGAAAGGGCCCCGCGCTTTTTACGAGGGTCCTATTGCGGATAAAATCTCCGCCGCCGTGCGCGAGGCCGGCGGTGTCATGACCGCTGCCGACCTGAAGGCTTATCGCGCGATCGAGCGCAAGCCGGTCATTGGCCGTTATCGCGGATTCCGGATCGTTTCCATGCCGCCGCCATCCTCCGGCGGCGTTCATCTCATCGAAATCCTGAACATCCTCGAAGCCTACGATCTGAAGAAGCTCGGCGCCGCGAGCCCGGATACCGCGCACCGTCTGATCGAGGCCATGAAGCGCGCCTATGCCGATCGCGCCGTCTATCTCGGCGATCCGGATTTCGTGAAGGTGCCGGTGCAGGCGCTGATGTCAAAAAAATATGCGGCGCATCTGCGCAAATCCATCAGCGAGCGCGCAACGCCATCGCCGGAAATCCGCAACGGCCATCCGCTGAAAGCCGAGGGCGACAACACCACGCATTATTCGGTGGTGGACCGTTTCGGCAATGCCGTGGCGAACACCTACACGCTCAATCTCAGCTACGGCAACGGACTGGTCGCCGAAGGAACCGGCATATTGCTCAACAATGAGATGGATGACTTCGCCGCCAAGCCGCTGGCGCCGAATGCTTTCGGCCTGGTCGGCGGCGAAGCCAATGCGCCAGCGCCGGGCAAAAGACCGCTGTCGTCGATGACGCCAACCATCGTCCTGAAGAACGGCAAGCCGTTTCTGGTTACAGGCAGTCCCGGCGGCAGCCGCATCATCACCACCACGTTGCAGGTGATCCTGAACGTCATTGATCACGGCATGTCACTGTCGGATGCTCTTGCCGCACCGCGCCTGCATCATCAATGGCTGCCGGATCAGGTTTTCGTCGAGCCGGGCTGGCCGCAGGGAATGCTCGATGACCTGAAAACGCGCGGCCACGTGATCGAGCAACGGCCGCCCGCCACGTCGGCGAACTCCATTCTTGTCATGCCGAAGGGCTTTGTCGGCGCAGCCGATTCGCGCACGCGCGGGGCGCTGGCGGCTGGATATTAG
- a CDS encoding YgcG family protein encodes MRRLAAILLTLIVFSATAFAQSLTFPTLTGRVVDQAGLLDAAAHAQLEQTLADLEAKTTDQLVVVTLKSLQGTSIEDYGYQLGRHWQIGQKGKNNGVLLIVAPNERKVRIEVGYGLEGMLTDAISSYIVQNSILPRFKAGDFAGGIRRGIEDVAQVLSGDAEEYRERASRSPERAMSVEDAIVIAFFLFIAAIIILNVLAGVLQGGTGKRRRGRWGDSIPVIIGPSSGGGWSSGGSSSGGGFSGGGGSFGGGGSSGSW; translated from the coding sequence ATGCGCCGACTGGCTGCGATCCTCCTCACGCTGATCGTTTTCAGCGCGACGGCTTTTGCACAATCGCTGACCTTTCCGACGCTCACCGGCCGCGTCGTCGACCAGGCCGGGTTGCTGGATGCGGCGGCACACGCGCAGCTTGAGCAGACACTCGCCGACCTGGAAGCAAAGACCACGGATCAGCTCGTCGTGGTGACACTCAAATCCCTGCAAGGCACCTCTATCGAGGATTACGGCTATCAGCTAGGACGGCACTGGCAGATCGGCCAGAAGGGCAAGAACAACGGCGTGCTGCTCATCGTTGCGCCGAACGAACGCAAGGTGCGGATTGAAGTCGGTTACGGCCTTGAAGGCATGCTGACCGACGCGATCTCAAGCTACATCGTGCAGAATTCGATCCTGCCCCGGTTCAAGGCGGGAGATTTCGCCGGCGGCATCCGGCGCGGCATCGAGGACGTCGCGCAGGTGCTCTCGGGCGACGCCGAGGAATACAGGGAACGGGCGAGCAGATCGCCGGAGCGCGCGATGAGCGTGGAAGACGCCATCGTTATCGCGTTCTTCCTTTTCATCGCCGCCATCATCATCCTGAATGTCCTCGCCGGTGTGCTGCAAGGCGGGACTGGCAAGAGGCGGCGCGGCCGCTGGGGTGACAGCATCCCGGTCATCATCGGCCCGTCATCGGGCGGTGGCTGGTCGTCCGGCGGCTCTTCCTCTGGCGGCGGGTTCTCGGGTGGCGGCGGCTCGTTCGGTGGCGGCGGCTCGTCCGGGAGCTGGTGA
- the tesB gene encoding acyl-CoA thioesterase II gives MSSAVQDLLTILDLEPLEVNLFRGRSPQVGWQRVFGGQVIGQALVAACRTVENRLPHSMHAYFILPGDPSVPIIYEVEHLRDGKSFTTRRVKAIQHGHPIFAMSVSFHVPEVIAFDHQSPMPDVPPPHKLPSDAELRERILPSMPDPVRRYYERERPIELRPVEYDRYTGKKLPEGKFNVWIKTTERLPDDPAIHQCVLAYASDMTLLDTVMVPHGRTLFEKDFMAASLDHALWLHRRFRADEWLLYAQDSPNLHGARGFARGLIFKQDGTLVASVAQEGLVRERIQAPKP, from the coding sequence ATGTCATCCGCTGTTCAGGACTTGTTGACCATCCTCGACCTTGAGCCGCTCGAGGTGAATCTATTCCGCGGGCGTTCACCGCAGGTTGGTTGGCAGCGTGTGTTTGGCGGCCAGGTGATCGGCCAGGCTTTGGTCGCCGCCTGCCGCACCGTCGAAAATCGCCTGCCGCATTCCATGCATGCCTATTTCATCCTGCCCGGCGATCCGAGCGTACCGATCATCTATGAAGTCGAGCATCTGCGCGACGGAAAGAGCTTCACCACCCGCCGCGTGAAGGCGATCCAGCACGGTCATCCGATCTTCGCGATGTCGGTGTCCTTTCACGTACCGGAGGTCATCGCCTTCGATCATCAGTCGCCGATGCCGGACGTGCCGCCGCCGCACAAGCTGCCGAGCGACGCCGAACTGCGCGAGCGCATCCTGCCGAGCATGCCCGATCCGGTGCGCCGCTATTACGAGCGCGAACGCCCGATCGAGCTGCGGCCGGTCGAATATGACCGCTACACCGGCAAGAAGCTGCCGGAGGGAAAATTCAACGTCTGGATCAAGACCACCGAACGGCTGCCGGACGACCCGGCCATTCATCAATGCGTGCTGGCTTATGCGTCCGACATGACATTGCTCGACACCGTCATGGTGCCGCATGGCCGCACGCTGTTCGAAAAGGATTTCATGGCGGCGAGTCTCGATCATGCGCTGTGGCTGCACCGGCGCTTCCGCGCCGACGAATGGCTCCTCTACGCGCAGGACAGTCCCAACCTGCACGGCGCCCGCGGCTTTGCGCGCGGCCTGATTTTCAAGCAGGACGGCACGCTGGTGGCCTCGGTCGCCCAGGAGGGCCTGGTGCGCGAGCGCATCCAGGCGCCGAAGCCGTAG
- the trxA gene encoding thioredoxin has protein sequence MFQDSGTATAAAADNLVVETTTQGFMKDVIEASRSQPVLVDFWAPWCGPCKQLTPIIEKVVRAAKGKVKLAKMNIDQHPAIPGQLGIQSIPAVIAFVNGQPVDGFMGALPESQVTGFIERLIKDKVGGEEQDLVKAGEEALAAKDFAGAADIFANVLAQDSSSIPALAGLARSHVGAGNLEQAKRTLDLIPQSKHNDAAYLAAKAALDLAEQASNVGPIAELEAKVAANPTDHQARFDLAVALNAKGNREGATNHLLDIVKRDRKWNDDGARKQLVQLFDAWGPTDEATIEGRRRLSSILFA, from the coding sequence ATGTTTCAGGACTCGGGTACGGCAACGGCCGCGGCGGCGGACAATCTTGTTGTCGAGACCACCACCCAAGGCTTCATGAAGGACGTCATCGAGGCGTCGCGCAGCCAGCCGGTCCTGGTGGATTTCTGGGCCCCCTGGTGCGGGCCCTGCAAGCAACTGACGCCCATCATCGAGAAGGTGGTCCGGGCCGCGAAGGGCAAGGTCAAGCTCGCCAAGATGAACATCGACCAGCATCCCGCCATTCCGGGACAGCTCGGCATCCAGTCCATCCCGGCGGTGATCGCCTTCGTCAACGGCCAGCCGGTCGACGGATTCATGGGCGCGTTGCCGGAGAGCCAGGTCACCGGTTTCATCGAGCGGCTGATCAAGGACAAGGTCGGCGGCGAGGAACAGGATTTGGTAAAGGCCGGCGAGGAGGCGCTCGCCGCCAAGGATTTCGCGGGCGCCGCCGACATTTTCGCGAATGTGCTGGCGCAGGACAGTTCCAGCATTCCGGCCTTGGCTGGGCTCGCGCGCAGCCATGTGGGCGCCGGCAATCTCGAACAGGCAAAGCGCACACTGGATCTCATTCCACAGAGCAAGCACAACGACGCGGCCTACCTCGCGGCAAAAGCTGCGCTCGATCTTGCCGAACAGGCGTCCAATGTCGGCCCCATCGCCGAGCTCGAAGCGAAAGTCGCCGCCAATCCCACGGATCATCAGGCGCGTTTCGATCTTGCGGTGGCTCTCAACGCCAAGGGCAATCGCGAAGGCGCCACCAACCATTTGCTGGACATCGTCAAGCGCGATCGAAAATGGAACGACGACGGGGCGCGCAAGCAGCTCGTGCAACTGTTCGACGCCTGGGGTCCAACCGATGAAGCGACGATCGAGGGACGCCGCCGCCTGTCATCGATCCTGTTCGCGTGA
- a CDS encoding ammonium transporter: MLTSSHRRLLAAFAVAGPIAISAPPAFAQTAKIDPADTAWMITATALVLMMTLPGLALFYAGMVRKKNVLATMAQSLAALIICSLLWVVIGYTLTFTGEGPVIGTMDRFMLMGMTMDSAHALAKTIPEALFMVYQMTFAVITVALVSGSVAERIRFSAFAWFCVGWLLLVYVPIAHWVWGGGFLGAAGVLDFAGGLVVHLNCGVAGLVAAYMLGTRRGYGTENLAPFNLGLAVVGTGLLWIGWFGFNGGSALGANSRAVYALVATHLAASAGALSWMLLEWWTRGKPSVLGMISGAIAGLGTITPASGFVLPWHGIVIGLIAGAVCFWACTKLKHKFGYDDSLDVFGVHGVGGLTGTLLTGVFATAAISATADAPGGLPGLLEGNANQLLMQAYGVAVTIVWSGGITWLLLKVISFMVPLRVSQQQELEGLDITQHGEALQI, encoded by the coding sequence ATGCTTACATCATCACACCGCCGGCTGCTGGCTGCTTTTGCAGTTGCAGGTCCGATTGCGATTTCCGCACCGCCCGCTTTCGCGCAGACGGCGAAAATCGACCCGGCCGACACGGCCTGGATGATCACAGCCACGGCGCTGGTGCTGATGATGACACTGCCCGGACTTGCCTTGTTCTATGCCGGCATGGTGCGCAAGAAGAATGTGCTGGCGACAATGGCACAGAGTCTTGCTGCGCTGATCATCTGTTCGCTGCTCTGGGTGGTCATCGGCTACACGCTGACCTTCACCGGCGAAGGCCCCGTCATCGGCACCATGGATCGCTTCATGCTCATGGGCATGACGATGGATTCGGCGCATGCCTTGGCGAAGACAATTCCGGAAGCGCTGTTCATGGTCTACCAGATGACGTTCGCGGTGATCACGGTCGCGCTGGTGTCCGGCTCGGTGGCGGAGCGCATTCGTTTTTCCGCTTTCGCATGGTTCTGTGTGGGATGGCTGCTGCTGGTCTATGTGCCGATCGCGCATTGGGTCTGGGGCGGCGGTTTTCTCGGCGCCGCCGGCGTGCTCGATTTTGCCGGCGGGCTTGTGGTCCATCTGAATTGCGGCGTTGCCGGCCTTGTCGCCGCCTATATGCTTGGTACGCGCCGCGGCTACGGCACGGAGAATCTTGCACCATTCAATCTCGGGCTTGCCGTGGTCGGCACCGGTCTGTTGTGGATCGGCTGGTTCGGCTTCAATGGTGGTTCGGCACTGGGCGCGAATTCGCGCGCAGTTTATGCGCTGGTCGCGACGCATCTTGCGGCGAGCGCCGGCGCGCTGTCATGGATGTTGTTGGAATGGTGGACACGCGGCAAGCCGTCGGTGCTCGGCATGATCTCCGGCGCGATCGCCGGACTCGGCACCATCACTCCCGCCTCCGGCTTCGTGCTGCCCTGGCATGGCATCGTGATCGGATTGATCGCCGGCGCGGTCTGCTTCTGGGCCTGCACCAAGCTGAAGCACAAATTCGGCTATGATGATTCGCTCGACGTGTTTGGCGTGCACGGCGTCGGCGGTCTGACCGGAACGCTTCTGACCGGCGTCTTTGCCACGGCGGCGATTTCAGCAACAGCGGACGCTCCCGGCGGCTTGCCCGGGTTGCTGGAAGGCAATGCCAACCAGTTGCTGATGCAGGCTTACGGTGTTGCGGTCACGATCGTGTGGAGCGGCGGCATCACCTGGCTGCTGCTCAAGGTGATCTCGTTCATGGTGCCGCTGCGGGTCAGCCAGCAGCAGGAACTCGAAGGCCTCGACATCACCCAGCACGGCGAAGCCCTGCAGATCTGA
- a CDS encoding prolyl-tRNA synthetase associated domain-containing protein produces the protein MPATPDDLFAFLDRLGIAHKTVSHPPLFTVDESQALRGKIPGGHTKNLFLKDKKGALFLVVALEDAVIDLKSLHRRLEASGRFSFGSADTMRDTLGVTPGSVTPFGLINDTGRRVSVVLDGAMMEQPELNYHPLVNTMTTTIANSGLVRFIEATGHTPRIEAVSGLDITG, from the coding sequence ATGCCCGCCACCCCCGACGATCTTTTTGCATTTCTTGACCGCCTCGGCATTGCGCACAAGACCGTGAGTCATCCACCGCTGTTCACGGTCGACGAATCGCAGGCCTTGCGCGGCAAGATCCCCGGCGGTCACACCAAAAATCTGTTCCTGAAGGACAAGAAGGGAGCTCTGTTTTTGGTGGTGGCGCTGGAAGATGCGGTCATCGATCTGAAGTCGCTGCACCGCCGGCTCGAGGCCAGCGGCCGGTTTTCATTCGGTTCGGCCGATACAATGCGCGATACGTTGGGGGTCACGCCCGGCTCGGTGACCCCTTTCGGCCTGATCAACGACACCGGACGGCGGGTCAGTGTGGTCCTGGATGGGGCCATGATGGAACAGCCGGAACTGAACTATCATCCGCTGGTCAACACCATGACCACCACCATTGCCAATAGCGGCCTGGTCCGCTTCATCGAAGCCACCGGACACACCCCCCGGATAGAAGCCGTTTCCGGCCTGGATATCACCGGGTAG
- a CDS encoding Trm112 family protein: MMTETDRPAGSVDPKLLEILVCPVTKGPLEYDAARQELISRAAKLAYPIRDGIPIMLAEEARRLD; encoded by the coding sequence ATCATGACCGAAACCGATCGCCCCGCCGGCAGCGTTGATCCGAAGCTGCTTGAAATCCTCGTTTGTCCCGTCACCAAGGGACCACTGGAATACGACGCCGCGCGGCAGGAGCTGATTTCGCGCGCGGCCAAGCTCGCCTATCCGATCCGCGACGGCATTCCGATCATGCTGGCGGAAGAGGCGCGCCGGCTCGATTAA
- a CDS encoding P-II family nitrogen regulator translates to MKLVTAIIKPFKLDDVREALNALGVHGMTVTEVKGYGRQKGHTEIYRGAEYAVNFLPKLRIEIVVESGRADKVVEAITSAAKTGQIGDGKIFVTDVERAVRIRTGETDNDAL, encoded by the coding sequence ATGAAACTTGTCACTGCCATCATCAAACCCTTCAAGCTCGACGATGTCCGCGAAGCGCTGAACGCACTTGGCGTTCACGGCATGACGGTCACCGAGGTGAAGGGCTATGGCCGCCAGAAGGGCCATACCGAAATCTATCGCGGCGCCGAATACGCGGTGAATTTCCTGCCCAAGCTGCGCATCGAGATCGTCGTGGAATCCGGCCGCGCCGACAAGGTCGTTGAAGCGATCACGTCGGCCGCCAAGACCGGACAGATCGGCGACGGAAAAATCTTCGTCACCGACGTCGAACGCGCCGTGCGCATCCGCACCGGCGAAACGGACAACGACGCTCTTTAG